From a single Solenopsis invicta isolate M01_SB chromosome 4, UNIL_Sinv_3.0, whole genome shotgun sequence genomic region:
- the LOC105201431 gene encoding oxygen-dependent coproporphyrinogen-III oxidase isoform X1, with translation MAASFMMRRSLRSIGVYCYAWSRSKNLKHVGAGILTGFAAYSVSRVTVLAAQNDLHTYVKTFMAEPITAIEKLQKSQNDMRTKMELLVMKTQADFCRALESLEEDKSFKVDRWTRKEGGGGVTCVLQDGEVFEKAGVNVSVVTGVLPPNAIQQMRARGKKLEDSVPFFAAGVSAVIHPRNPMIPTIHFNYRYFEVKNPDGTTQWWFGGGTDLTPYYLDEEDASHFHRSLKAACDKHDPTYYAKFKEWCDNYFNIVHRGERRGVGGIFFDDLDTPNQNEAFQFVTSCAESVIPSYIPLVKKHKNDGYGYHERQWQLLRRGRYVEFNLIYDRGTKFGLYTPGARYESILMSLPLNAKWEYMHEPKAGSKESKLLEVLKNPKDWLGEAKSNNTRA, from the coding sequence ATGGCTGCAAGTTTTATGATGCGAAGAAGCCTACGTTCCATTGGCGTTTATTGTTACGCATGGAGCAGATCGAAGAACCTGAAGCACGTTGGAGCAGGAATCCTAACAGGGTTCGCGGCGTACAGCGTGTCCAGGGTAACAGTTCTAGCTGCGCAAAATGATCTGCACACTTACGTTAAAACTTTTATGGCAGAGCCTATCACTGCCATTGAGAAATTACAGAAAAGCCAGAACGATATGAGAACGAAAATGGAATTACTGGTGATGAAGACTCAGGCGGATTTCTGTAGGGCGCTTGAGTCCCTAGAAGAAGACAAGTCTTTCAAGGTGGATCGCTGGACCAGGAAGGAAGGTGGTGGCGGGGTCACCTGTGTGTTGCAGGATGGAGAGGTGTTCGAGAAGGCTGGCGTTAATGTTTCCGTCGTGACCGGCGTGTTACCGCCAAACGCGATTCAACAGATGAGAGCACGCGGCAAAAAGCTGGAGGACTCGGTTCCGTTCTTCGCGGCCGGCGTGAGCGCCGTGATTCACCCTCGCAATCCCATGATCCCCACGATTCATTTTAACTATCGCTACTTCGAAGTGAAGAATCCGGACGGTACGACCCAATGGTGGTTTGGAGGCGGCACGGATCTCACCCCATACTATCTGGACGAGGAAGATGCTAGTCACTTTCACAGATCGCTGAAAGCCGCATGTGACAAGCACGATCCCACCTACTATGCCAAGTTCAAGGAGTGGTGCGACAATTACTTCAACATCGTGCACCGAGGGGAACGGCGAGGCGTGGGTGGGATATTTTTCGACGACCTCGACACTCCGAATCAGAACGAGGCGTTTCAGTTTGTCACCTCTTGCGCCGAATCAGTCATTCCTTCATACATTCCCTTAGTAAAGAAACACAAAAACGACGGTTACGGATATCACGAGAGGCAATGGCAATTATTGCGTCGCGGTAGATACGTCGAATTCAATTTGATCTACGATCGCGGCACCAAATTTGGCCTGTACACGCCCGGTGCGCGATATGAGAGTATACTCATGTCTCTGCCATTGAACGCCAAATGGGAGTACATGCACGAACCTAAAGCTGGTTCGAAGGAGTCGAAACTTCTGGAGGTGTTGAAAAACCCGAAGGATTGGTTGGGCGAAGCAAAGTCGAACAACACACGAGCGTAG
- the LOC105201431 gene encoding oxygen-dependent coproporphyrinogen-III oxidase isoform X2, translated as MAASFMMRRSLRSIGVYCYAWSRSKNLKHVGAGILTGFAAYSVSRKSQNDMRTKMELLVMKTQADFCRALESLEEDKSFKVDRWTRKEGGGGVTCVLQDGEVFEKAGVNVSVVTGVLPPNAIQQMRARGKKLEDSVPFFAAGVSAVIHPRNPMIPTIHFNYRYFEVKNPDGTTQWWFGGGTDLTPYYLDEEDASHFHRSLKAACDKHDPTYYAKFKEWCDNYFNIVHRGERRGVGGIFFDDLDTPNQNEAFQFVTSCAESVIPSYIPLVKKHKNDGYGYHERQWQLLRRGRYVEFNLIYDRGTKFGLYTPGARYESILMSLPLNAKWEYMHEPKAGSKESKLLEVLKNPKDWLGEAKSNNTRA; from the exons ATGGCTGCAAGTTTTATGATGCGAAGAAGCCTACGTTCCATTGGCGTTTATTGTTACGCATGGAGCAGATCGAAGAACCTGAAGCACGTTGGAGCAGGAATCCTAACAGGGTTCGCGGCGTACAGCGTGTCCAGG AAAAGCCAGAACGATATGAGAACGAAAATGGAATTACTGGTGATGAAGACTCAGGCGGATTTCTGTAGGGCGCTTGAGTCCCTAGAAGAAGACAAGTCTTTCAAGGTGGATCGCTGGACCAGGAAGGAAGGTGGTGGCGGGGTCACCTGTGTGTTGCAGGATGGAGAGGTGTTCGAGAAGGCTGGCGTTAATGTTTCCGTCGTGACCGGCGTGTTACCGCCAAACGCGATTCAACAGATGAGAGCACGCGGCAAAAAGCTGGAGGACTCGGTTCCGTTCTTCGCGGCCGGCGTGAGCGCCGTGATTCACCCTCGCAATCCCATGATCCCCACGATTCATTTTAACTATCGCTACTTCGAAGTGAAGAATCCGGACGGTACGACCCAATGGTGGTTTGGAGGCGGCACGGATCTCACCCCATACTATCTGGACGAGGAAGATGCTAGTCACTTTCACAGATCGCTGAAAGCCGCATGTGACAAGCACGATCCCACCTACTATGCCAAGTTCAAGGAGTGGTGCGACAATTACTTCAACATCGTGCACCGAGGGGAACGGCGAGGCGTGGGTGGGATATTTTTCGACGACCTCGACACTCCGAATCAGAACGAGGCGTTTCAGTTTGTCACCTCTTGCGCCGAATCAGTCATTCCTTCATACATTCCCTTAGTAAAGAAACACAAAAACGACGGTTACGGATATCACGAGAGGCAATGGCAATTATTGCGTCGCGGTAGATACGTCGAATTCAATTTGATCTACGATCGCGGCACCAAATTTGGCCTGTACACGCCCGGTGCGCGATATGAGAGTATACTCATGTCTCTGCCATTGAACGCCAAATGGGAGTACATGCACGAACCTAAAGCTGGTTCGAAGGAGTCGAAACTTCTGGAGGTGTTGAAAAACCCGAAGGATTGGTTGGGCGAAGCAAAGTCGAACAACACACGAGCGTAG
- the LOC105201432 gene encoding 28S ribosomal protein S18a, mitochondrial yields the protein MAILYQSIKQFGRSLIFAESNRNLSLSATAYLREIIKKKEDKVLTIEGVKVPHKQEHLLLKFNSKACPLCAAGVNVKHTDVLILNQFVRSNGGVLPRRITGLCKVQQKRISVLVTMAQKAGLLPSKSIERENKRGPAWKRYNTYYDENTIQYKYKR from the exons ATGGCAATTCTGTATCAGTCCATAAAGCAATTTGGAAGAAGTCTGATTTTTGCCGAATCTAATAGAAACTTGTCGCTGTCCGCAACCGCATATTTAAGAGAAA TAATTaagaagaaagaagataaaGTCTTAACCATCGAAGGTGTAAAAGTACCACACAAGCAGgagcatttattattaaagtttaattctAAGGCGTGTCCTCTTTGCGCTGCAGGAGTTAACGTTAAGCACACC GATGTTCTTATTCTAAATCAGTTCGTGCGGTCAAATGGCGGTGTGTTGCCACGCAGGATAACTGGTCTGTGTAAAGTACAGCAGAAAAGAATTTCTGTTTTGGTGACTATGGCTCAGAAAGCAG GCTTGTTACCAAGTAAATCTATAGAACGAGAAAACAAGAGGGGACCAGCGTGGAAAAGATACAATACATATTACGATGAGAATACTATACAATACAAATATAAGCGCTAA